In the Cellulomonas sp. C5510 genome, CCGCCGAGCTTCTCGGTGATCTCCCGGGTGGCGGCGGTCCGGCCGTCGGCCTTCTCGCGGGTCATCATCGCGGTGACCTCGTCCTGCGTGAACGTCCGCGGGGCGGGCGGCTGGGCGCCGGGGGTGCCATCGGGGTTCGGGTCGGTCATGTAGCGCAGGCGCGCGCTCTTGCGCATCGGTGCTCCCTCGTTGGTCGGGCTGGTGCGCCCACCATCACGACGGGGGTGCCACTCAAGAGCGCGTCGGCTATAGCCGATGGGTGGCTGTGAGCCCCGACGTGAGCGCCACGCTGGCGCAGATCCTGCCGACGTTCCTCATCGCGCTCGCCGTTGAGGGCGCCGTGTACCGGAACAAGAAGCCCGAGAGCAGGGGCTTGCCGCTGCTGTCGATGATCGTGACGTACCTCGTGATGTTCACGGTCGGCGAGGTGATTCTGCTCCTCGCGGTGATCTTCGGGTGGACGCTCCCGGTCGTCGCGACGGGTTGGATCGTGCTCTGCGTCTTGTCGTCCGTGTTCACCGTCAGCGCGGTCCTGATCCACCCGTACATTGCCGGGGCACTCGAGGAGTCCTAGCGAGCCGTGTCCGCCGCCCGGGACCCGACGAGGTGCACCGCCGTCGCTGGGATGGACCGGTAGACGCGGACCTCGCGGATCGTGCGGTCGTCGCGGGGGATGACCTCGCACCCGTGGCGGAGGTCGCCGACGTACACGCCCCACAGGTCCCACGAGGTGACCTCGGGGAGGTCGAACGTGCCGCCGGACGCGTCCCACGCGGTGAGGGGGTCGGTGGAGAAGCAGATCATCGGGTACCGGATCGGTGCGTGAGGCGACGCGGAGCGGATCCGCAGCCCACGGGCGGTGATCTGGTCGCGGCGGTCGGTCGGGGACCAGTGGTAGATGACCTGGTCCGGGAGGAGCGGGAACCCGATGATCCCGGCGTCGTCGCGGACTGTCTCGATCACGACGTCGTCGTTCACGCGGCCTCCCGGGGCATGGGCTCGCCGCGCTCGCGCAGTTCGCGGCCGTCGAGCGCGTCGTGCGTGATGAGCCACCCCATCGACCCGTCGTCGCCAGGCACCGGCTCGGTCGCGGGGCCGCACACGCAGTCGTCGTCGAGGTCGTGCAGCACCGTGTCGGCCTCGGGGACGACGTGCACGCCGCCCGATGTCTCGTACACGCCCCAGGTCACTCGGTGGCCCCGGTAGTCGCGGGCTGGATCCCGAGCAGCGCAGCAGCCGCGCCGACGTTGCCTGTGGCCTCGACGAGCTTCACGGCCTGGTCGAACCACTCCTGCTTGATCGCCTCGATCTCCGTCTTCGCGTCCTCGATCGGCAGGCCGGCCTGCTGCAGCACCTTCACCGCCGTGGGCGTCGAGATCGCGTGGGCGGGCAAGAGGTCCTTGACCATGTCGATGGCGACCGGCAGGTCCGACGGGAGGGCGGTGCCGAGGTCGATCGTCGCCGCCGGTGTCGCCGCGGCGGGGAGGGCGCCGGCGGCCTGCGCGAGGCGCATCGCGAACTTCAGGATCAGGGGGTACTTCTCGTCCCGCACCGTGCGCATCTCGCGGAGGAGCTGCCGGGCGGGCTGGAAGCCGAGGGACAGGGCGTACCCGGAGGGGACGTCGTTCGGCTGCACCCGCCCCAGCAGCGCCAGAGCGAGGCGCGAGTTCGTGGCGAGGCGGTCGAGGAGGTCCGTGGAGAACTCCCGCAGCGCCGTGAGGTTCTTCGACGTGTCGAGGAATCCCGCGGTGGACTCGGCCGGCATCGCCCACTGCTGCCCCGGCCCCGAGTCCAGCCCGCCAGCGGGCACACCGGTCGTCACGAGCGCCGGTGCCGCCTGCTGGGAGGCGGCGGCGAGGTCGGTGTCGGTGTTGCCGATGTCGTCGAGGATCTGCGCGATCCGCGTCAGCAGCGACGACCCGAACGTCCGCTGTGTGGAGGCGTCGTTCGGGACGTGCACGACGGGGATGAAGTCGACGCCCATGTCGACCCACCCGTCCACGTCCGGCTCCCCACCGGTGAGGATCCGGCGGTACGGCTTCGTGGTGAGCTCGGGGGAGTACACGGTGGCCTTCGGGAGCCGCTCGGAGGCGTCGTAGTCGACGGACCGGTACAGGCAGGTCCACGCCCGCGTCCCACCCCACGGCGCCGACACCGGGGCGCCCAGCGGGGTGAGGCGCCACGTCTGCCGGCGGATCCACGTCTTCCCGTCCGGGTCGATCCACTCCCACGCGACGTGCACGATCGGCGGGAACTCGTCGTCCTCCCACCCCGGGACGGTCGTCTGCTCGTCGGGGAAGTAGAACCCCGGGTCGTACACGCGCAGCGTCGGGCGGGTCTTCGGGGCCGACCAGCCGAGGACGAACACCCCGTCGCCGTCGCCGATCGCGTTCTCCTCGCCCTCGAGGAGCTTCTGCTCGACCCGCTCCTTCACCATCCACTCGTCGAGCCACGTCTGGAACGCGTCCGGGGTGCCTTCGGGGTAGCCGATGGTCTGGTCGTCGCCGAGGAGCAGCGCCCGGGCGGTGTCGACGAGCAGGGCGGCGTCGCCGTACTCGCGGTACGACGCGGCGGGTGCCTCGGAGATGTCGAGGCCCTGCCCGCGGCCACGGACCTCTCGCGCCCACATCGACTCGGGGAGCCAGTAGCGGCGGGTGTTGTCGCGCATCGCGGACAGGACCCGGTAGGCGGTGAGGCGGCGGGCGTCGACGTCGTCGATCCACGTGGGTGCGATCGCGGACGAGGGGCGGCGGTTCTCGGTGAGCTCGGGGATGTGCGCGAGGGGCGCCCACTGGTCCTGCACGTAGTCCCGCACGCTGCTGCTCCCCGGGTCGATGGCCTGGCGGGGTCATCGTGGGCACGGGGGTGCCAACGCCGAGTGAGAATCGCAATCCGCGGGGAACCCAGCGCTGGCACGATGGCTGCATGCACTGGGGCAACCTCTGGAGGGACTTCCTTAGCGGCGACGCGGACGCGGTCGCGGCGGTCGGTACATGGGCCACCGTCGCTGTCGCAGTCGGCGCCGCCCTGCTCGTCGTCCTGCAGCTCCGCACGGCGGCGAGAGCGCGCTGGGAGGAGGCTCAGCCTGACGTCGTGGCGATCATGGAGTCCAACCCGAACCAGCCGGAGGTGATCGAGTTCGCGATCCGGAACTTCGGCCCCACGCCGGCGCGCAACGTGACGGTGGAGTCGAGTCCACCTATGCGGCGAACGACCGGGTCCGGAGGAACTGTGGAAGCGGTGTGGTTTCCGACCGCAATCCCCTACCTCGCTCCCGGGCAAGAGTGGCGCACGACATGGGACTTTGCGTACTCGCGAATGAACTCTGAGCTTGAGGAAGAGAATCTCCACCGGGTCGTCATCCGGTTCGACGAGAACCGTGGAGGGGGACGCCGCGAGACCACCGCGGATCTCGACTGGTCGGCGTACAAGGGCCGCCGATACCTCCGCCAGCGCTCGATCCATCACGCGGCGTCGGCCCTGATGGACATCCAGAAATCGCTGAGGTCGGTTATGGACGGTACCGGCCGGCGGAGGCGATTCAGGGTGCTCGGCTGGGATGGGGAAGCCGAGAAGCGCGAGGAACGCGAGTACTTCGCCCAACTCGATGCCAAGGAGGCAGAAGAGGCCCGTGCTGCGCGGATCGCTGAAGAGAACGGCGACGTCACCTCACGCTTCCTCGGCTAACGGCCGCGCATCCCTGCCCACCGCTGCCCACCCCGGCCGGCGGGCTGCTTCTTCCCCTTGACCGCGCGCTGCTGCGGGTACATCAGCCACGTCAGCCCGTGCACCTCGGCGTCGACCCGGTCCGGGGAGTTCTGCTTCGGGTCCCCGGTCCAGGCGGTCGCCTGGTCCTCGAGGATCGATAGGTCGATGACGTCGGGGTCGACGACGTGGTGGATGCGGCCCTGCTGGTACAGGGCGCGGATCGGCTGTGCTCGCACCCACTTGCCCTGCCCGGGCCCGGACGGGTGGACGCGGACGATCGGGGGGCGGACGGGCATGCGGCGGTGCTGCTGCAGGTAGGTGGCGGACGCCTTGGCCCACGTGGTGATGAGGACGTGCTCGCACATGTCCCCGCCCTGGTTGTCCTCCACGACCACAGCGGACACGCCCCAACGCAGGGCGGTGGTCCAGACGGTCATGCCCCAGTCGTCGGGCGTGTGCTTCCCGGACTGGTCGTCGAGGACGTACCCGTCGGAGTCCGCGCCGAGGGCGACGACGACGATCCCGGTCTCGTCCGACGACTCCTTCGTGGTGGTGGCGGGGTCGACGGCGATCACCGAGGCGGAGAACGTGGGGATCTCCCCGACGAGGACCCGGTTCCGGTCGATGAGGTCGCGGGTGAGGAGGGCGCCGTCGGCGTCCTCGAGGATCTCCGCGTCGAGCTCCTGCCGGGCGAGGGACGTCCCGGCGATGGGGTCGATGACCTCCTTGCGGAACTCCTCGGACAGGTTCGCGAGGTTGTCCGACGTCTTACCGCGGGTCGTGACGGTGGAGGGGCGCTGGATGATTCCTGCGCGGTGCGGCTCCCGCTCCGCCACGGAGTCGGGGACCTTGATCAGCGGCACCGGCCGGGGGGTCGTGGTGACGACGATGCGGGTGCGGTACCCCGCCGGCCACTTCCCCTGCGCGGGCAGCCGGAGCCCGAACAGGAGGTTCGACCAGGTCGTGTCCTTCGCGGTGCCCTTCGCGGCGTCCAGCCAGGCGGCGGCTTCGTCGCACCACGCGAAGTGGTGCTGCGGGCCACGGAGCTGGCGGGGGCGCTCGGAGGAGTAGATCTTGAACCGGGACCCGTTGCGCATGAACAGCTCGCCCATCGACCGGTTCCACGCTTCGTCCTGGGTGCCGCCCTTGAGCTCGGTGTCGTCGAGGACGGCGAGGAGCCCGGACTCGCCTTCGACCATGGTGTCGCGGCCGTCGGCGAACGTGGCCGCGACGAGGGCGATGCGGGCGCCCGGGTAGGTGCGGGCGAGGTCGGCGATGTACTCGGCGCCGGTGCGGGTCTTGCCCCACCCTCGGCCGGCGAGGATGAGCCAGGTCTGCCAGTCGCCGGGTGGTGGGAGTTGCTCGGGGCGTGCGGTCTCGGCCCAGGTGGCGGCGGTGGGGGTGGGTTCGAACATGCGGGCGGCGTGCTCAGCCCAGGCCAGAACCGTCACACGAAACCCCTGGTCGGCCGATACCGTGCCGACGTGAACTCCGAGCAGTGGCTCGCCGCCGCGGGCATCGCCGCGACCCTCCTCATCGCCGCCGCGTCCTGGCACGCCGCACGGCGCCGCACGAAGCGCGACCTGCTGCTGCAGGACCTCGACATCCGCGACCGGCTCGCCCCCGGCATCGCCAGGGACCGACTCGAGGACAGCATCGACGAGCGCGTCGCGCGCATGGCGAACCGAGCGGAGAGGGCGACGAACGATGACCTGATCGACATCGGCCGGCCGGTGACGTTCGTCGGGACCCTCGCTGCGCTCTCGGCGCCGTTCACGCCCTCGCCGTGGGTGATGTGGGTCGGCGTGGTCCTGCTCGCGGTCGGCGCTGCAGTGTGGACGGCCGGGACGTGGAAGGACGTGCCGGAGGGCAAGCGCCGGGTCACGCCGCGCCGCCCGCCAAGACCCGCAGGTGCCGAGGAACGACCTCAGCCACCAGTGCCTCCTGCTCCGCCGTCAGCCCCAGGTCCGCGAGGATGGCGCGGATGGCTCCGGCGACGAGCTCGCCCTGCTGCTCGGCGAGACGCACCCGCCGCTCCTCCACCCCAGCCTTGATCGCCGCCGCGCACACCACCACGAGGTGCTTGCGCTCCCGCTCGTACAGGTCCAGCCAGATCGACGGCGCCGCCGCCTGGATCACCTCGGACGTCGGCACCGACCCGACATCGACCAGACCCGGCTCGTCCTCGTCGTCAGCCTCCCGACCACCGAACGTGATCCGCATGCCGCCGGCCGCCTCGGTCTTCGTCTTGGTCGTGCCCCACACGAGCTGCTGCTGCTCCAACTCCTGCACGCGTGCCCGGAGCCACTGCACGTGCCCGGCCGTCCACCGGACCTCCTCGAGCAGTGCGTCGGTAGGGGAGACGTCGACCGCGAGGCCGTATGTCGTCGCAGCCGCCAACGCCGCGGCCTCCTGCTGACGCCGCTCACCGTTCGCCTCCGCACCCCGGGACTTCCCGCCGTGCATCCGGCACTTCGACTGCCCGTGCATCGGGTCGTTCCCACAGGGCTGGCCGTCGCGCCGGTGCGCGGAGCAGGACGGCCCGCCAGCCTTCGTTGCATGGGGTTGTCCGCACTTCGCGCACTGCACGGGGTCGTCGGACCACATGTCCGGGGCGCGGCGGGGCATGCCCCGAGTGTCTGGTGGGGGGTGTCAGGCGGGAGAGTCAGTAGTCCGGGTCAGGAACTTCGATGCGGGGGAGTGCGTTTTGGGGCTCTGCGTCGGCTCCGAAGACACGACCGCGCTCTCCGAGGAATCCATGGCGGGCGAGGCGAGTGATCATGAACCACCAGTTCACGATGGAGTCGGTGACGGCCGCATGGACGGCGAGCGACATCTCGTCGAACTCGCTCTGGCTCATGGCGCCCCAGTCCTTCGACCACCAGCGGGCAGTTCGGGCAGAGTTGCGCCAAGCGATCTGCACCGCCTCCTCCCAAGCCTCGTACGGGCTGGCGTGCGCTTGGGGCGTGCCGGTGAGTGTGTCGAGGTTCCGGAATCGGCCTTGGTCTCCGTAGAGCCCGAGGGCCGCGCGCAGTCTTGGCCACGCCGGGTCGTCCTTGACCCGTGCCACAACGGCGGACAGGTAGGGACTTCGGGGCGCGTCTTGCATCCACGCGTCGACCGCGCTCATGAGTTGAGCGTCGAGCTTCTCGATCTGGTGTCGGTACTCCTTCATTTCCTTCTGCGACGGCCACTGCCTGCCTTGCGACAGGCTATGCAGCCCGAGAGCGACCTTCAGGAGCTTCTCGGCTCCCATGGCCCAGTTTGTGAGTACGGACTCGCGGACGGGGTCCATGAACTTCGATCCGCGGAGGGTGTGGACCCCGGCGGCGAGGAGTTGGCGAGCCTCATCTTGCGAGCTGATCCAGGCCAGTTCCTGCTCCCGGCTCAGCCCGTCGTTGTACCGGCTCAAGATTGCCCCCGATCACCGGTGTCCACCGGCGGGTTGGCGCTGTCGCTGCTGGCGGCGCAGCGTGTCAGGCCGAAGCGTTGCCGATCGTCTCGTGGATGGCGCGCAGCGTGGCGAGCAGGTCGTCGAAGCTGGTCGCGCGGACCTCGAACGTGAGGACCGACCCGGGGCCGGAGACGTAATCGACCTCGGGGTCCCAGCCCTCGGCCTCGGACCGGCTGAGGATCTCCGACAGGGCCTTGGTGGGGACATGCTCGGCGCGGAGCGTGGTCGCGACGGTGTACGTGGGCACGGTTCTTCCTCCTGGCGGTCCGGTGCGGGTGCTCAGACCGTACTGCTCGGCTGCTGGCCGGCGTGGCTGGTTCGCGTGCGGTCCTACCAGGTCCACCCGCGGCGGTTGGTCGTGGCGGCGCGCTGCGCACGTGCACGAGCGCGCGCCCGCTGGGTCGTGCCGGGGTGCGGGCGCCCCACGGCCCACCGGATGCCGCAGCCGGCGCATTCCCACCAGCCGTTGTGGTAGCCGGGCTCGTAGCCGATTCGGGTCGTGCGGTGTCCGCAGTACGAGCACGTTCCGTTCCGTCTCACGGTTCCCATGTCGAGAGTCTGCCGCGGGGGTCTGACACGCTCAGCGCGGAGCGCCTCCCGCCCGGGCGATGGCGGCTTCGGCGAGCATCCGGGTGCGGTTCAGGTCCGCGGTCGCGTTCTCGAACAGCCGCCCGTCCGGGGAGACCATCTGCTCGCCCTGCTGACGCTTCACCTGCAGCACCTCCGCGATCGCCGGGTCCGACCCCTCCTCGGAGACGAGGAAGTACGCGACCGGGGGCTCGTCGATGCCGTCGCGGCGCAGGCGGCCGATGCCCTGCTCGTGGACCTGCGGGGACCAGTCGAGCTCGCCGAACACGGCGACGCGGGCGACCTTCTGGAGGCCGTCGACGCCGGACCCGGAGCGTAGGGACATGATCAGGATGCGGGCGTCGCCGTTCTTGAACGCGTCGAGGGCGGCGCCCTTCTGGTTCGGGGACTCCGTCCCGGTGTAGAGGACGGGGTGGAACTCGGCGAGGCGGTCGAGCCAGATGTCGTAGACGGCGCGGTGCCACCCGAACAGGACGATCTTCTCCTCGGACTCGAGGAGGAGGCGGACGAACTCGGCGACGAACGGTGCCTTCGCGAGACCCGTGGCTTGCCGCATGAGCATGTCGATCTCACCCGAGGCGCGGAACCGGTCCATCGACGTGGTGGTGGAGTCGAGGATCAGGCGGGCGAGGGCGGCGGCGTCGCCGGCGACAGCGTCGAGGGCGGTGGTGTCGGACTCGACGAGCTGGGTGACCTTGATCGTCTTCGGGAGCTCCCGGCCCACTTCCTTGCGGGTGCGGCCGAGCATGACGCCCTGCTCACGCAGGTACGAGCCGAGGGCGGCGGGGTCGGCGACCTTCACGTGGTTCGACCATGACGTCTGACCCCACTCGCGGATGAACTCGTCCCTCGTGCCGAGGGAGCCGGGGGCGATGATCTGCATGATCGAGTGGGCTTCGCCGGCGTAGTT is a window encoding:
- a CDS encoding terminase large subunit domain-containing protein, giving the protein MFEPTPTAATWAETARPEQLPPPGDWQTWLILAGRGWGKTRTGAEYIADLARTYPGARIALVAATFADGRDTMVEGESGLLAVLDDTELKGGTQDEAWNRSMGELFMRNGSRFKIYSSERPRQLRGPQHHFAWCDEAAAWLDAAKGTAKDTTWSNLLFGLRLPAQGKWPAGYRTRIVVTTTPRPVPLIKVPDSVAEREPHRAGIIQRPSTVTTRGKTSDNLANLSEEFRKEVIDPIAGTSLARQELDAEILEDADGALLTRDLIDRNRVLVGEIPTFSASVIAVDPATTTKESSDETGIVVVALGADSDGYVLDDQSGKHTPDDWGMTVWTTALRWGVSAVVVEDNQGGDMCEHVLITTWAKASATYLQQHRRMPVRPPIVRVHPSGPGQGKWVRAQPIRALYQQGRIHHVVDPDVIDLSILEDQATAWTGDPKQNSPDRVDAEVHGLTWLMYPQQRAVKGKKQPAGRGGQRWAGMRGR
- a CDS encoding DEAD/DEAH box helicase; this encodes MRTYGTYQHLTQDAASELIGKYERASIPPSGAWAVKAEPAVTMRLKRTFGRVRATRSGAVLIGHTAEVARDLDWFMERYPLTPVDEHSLGLLTVGANEHRDREEDVAAILSGTYRAGETLTLPTVEPRPYQQAAVDLLRRVGGLLLTDELGLGKTTTACLNLLHDDALPAVVVAPAHLAAARGGRWTDELTEHFPHLRFHVARTTKPYDLTDRDGRQPDVLILTYSKLAGWVDVLCEWANYVIFEEVHELRRGADTVKGTAAAQLADRVRYRLGLTATPVYNYAGEAHSIMQIIAPGSLGTRDEFIREWGQTSWSNHVKVADPAALGSYLREQGVMLGRTRKEVGRELPKTIKVTQLVESDTTALDAVAGDAAALARLILDSTTTSMDRFRASGEIDMLMRQATGLAKAPFVAEFVRLLLESEEKIVLFGWHRAVYDIWLDRLAEFHPVLYTGTESPNQKGAALDAFKNGDARILIMSLRSGSGVDGLQKVARVAVFGELDWSPQVHEQGIGRLRRDGIDEPPVAYFLVSEEGSDPAIAEVLQVKRQQGEQMVSPDGRLFENATADLNRTRMLAEAAIARAGGAPR
- a CDS encoding HGGxSTG domain-containing protein — its product is MQCAKCGQPHATKAGGPSCSAHRRDGQPCGNDPMHGQSKCRMHGGKSRGAEANGERRQQEAAALAAATTYGLAVDVSPTDALLEEVRWTAGHVQWLRARVQELEQQQLVWGTTKTKTEAAGGMRITFGGREADDEDEPGLVDVGSVPTSEVIQAAAPSIWLDLYERERKHLVVVCAAAIKAGVEERRVRLAEQQGELVAGAIRAILADLGLTAEQEALVAEVVPRHLRVLAGGAA